The Streptomyces taklimakanensis nucleotide sequence CCTCCAGCGGACCGACCGGGTGTGGGTCTCGGACTGCATCGACGCCCTGGAGCGGCAACAGATCCAACGCTGGACGGGCGCGCTGATCCCGCCGGAGCTGATGGGCACCCACGTGGGCTCCGGCACCTCGCACACCACCGGACGTCGCCATCCGATCGACTTCCGGGCGGGCACCGCCCTCTTCGGCCACTTCGGCATCGAGTGGGACCTGACCGAGGCGAGCCCCGAGGACCTGGCCCGGCTGACCGAGTGGGTGGCGCTCCACAAGGAGTTGCGCGGCCTGCTCCACACGGGCACGTCCGTCCACGCCGACCACCCGGACCCGGCCTACCACCTGCACGGCGTGGTCGCCGAGGACGGCTCCGATGCGGTGTACGCGCTGGTCGCCACGGCCTCCTCCGAGCTGTACCCGCCGGGACCGGTCAGGTTGCCGGGACTCGACCCCGACGCCGTCTACCGCGTACGGCCGCAGCCGCCCGGTGACCTGCCGGACGGCAACGCCCACCACTGGGGCGCCCACCTCCCGTGGTGGACGCCCGAGGGGGTCCGGCTGCCGGGCCGAGTGCTGGACGGTGCCGGGCTCCAGGCGCCGGTGCTCTACCCCGAGCGGCTGGTACTGCTGCGCGCCACACGGGTGTGAGCCGCGCCTTTCGGGGGTTCCGGCCCGAACCGGAACCCCCGAAAGGCGGCGCCGACGGACCGTCGGCGGAGCAGCCTGCCCCCCGGGCGGCGGGCGCGGGAACGGGACAGGCCGCCCGCGGCACGCCCGCGTCCGCGTCCGCGTCCCGCTCCGGGGACCACTCCCATGGCCCCGCCGCGCCCGGTGCGGGGAAGACGGTCCCCCGGTGCCGGGCACCGTTGTGTTCGACCTGCCAGGCCGGCGCCCAGGAGTCGTCGCGGGCGACGACCGCCCCGGTGGGCAGCTCCCGTCGACCAGGAGCTGCGCGAGGTCAGCGCGGAACGGCTGCGGGGGGCGTGGTGGTGGGCGGCCGGGTCCATCGCCGGCAGCCCGGCCGCGCGCGGCGGGACGCGGTGCCGGCGGGACTCGGCCACCCAGTCGCTGTCGCCGTACAGCGGGTCGAACTCCTCCACCGGGAGTCCGGAGTCGGTGAGGAAGGCTCCGGTGACCGCCGAGGTGACGGCCTGGACGCGCACCCCTCCCCCCGCCCTCCGGACCCGACTCGTCCCCGCCCACCCCCAGCGCCAGGTGCGTTCCGCCGCCCGACCAGGTCAGCGGGGATCGGGACGTGGGGTTGCCTCCTCGTGCCGGGGGTTCCGGGGTGGTGGGGTTCCGGTCCTCCGACCGCTCCTCCGACGGCTCAGGCGTTCGCGCCCTCGGTCGCCGGGTTCGTACCGCGCTCGCCATCGGCGTGCAGCCAGCACTTGGCGTAGTGGTCGTAGGCCACCGCGAAGTCCTCCGGCAGCCGGGAGCAGACGTCCATCGCCGAGGGGCAGCGGTCCCGGAAGGTGCATCCGGGGTCGTCGCCGGGGAGCTTCGAGTTGCCCGCCGGCTCGATGCGCGGCTCCCGGGCGAGTCGGCCGCGGCCCCCGGCGTCGGGGTCGGGCGCCGCGGCGGCCAGGATCCGGGTGTAGGGGTGCCGGGGGTCGAGGATGACGTCGTCCGCCGGCCCCCGCTCGACCACGCGCCCCCGGTACATCACCAGGATGTCGTCGGAGAAGTGCCGTGCGGTGGCGAGGTCGTGGGTGATGTAGAGGACGGCGAGGTCGTCCTCGCGCTGGAGACGGGCGAGGAGGTTGAGCACCCCCAACCGGATGGAGACGTCCAGCATGGAGACCGGTTCGTCGGCGATGACGATCCGGGCGCCCGGCGCCAGGGCGCGGGCGATCGCCACACGCTGGCGCTGGCCGCCGGAGAGCTCGTGGGGGCGGCGTCGGGCGATGTCGGCGGCCGGGGTGAGGTTGACGCGTTCCAGCAACTGTTCGACCTTGCGCCGGGTGTCCTCCCCGCCCTTGGCGCGACCGTGCAGCTTCAGCGGACGGGCCAGGTGGTGCTCGACGGTGTGGAAGGGGTTGAGCGAGGCGAAGGGGTCCTGGAAGACCATCTGCACGTGGTCGCGGTAGACGCGGTCGGCGATCCGCCCGCCGTCGGGTCCGGTGAGGGTGATCCGTCCGGCGGTGGGCTTCTCCAGTCGGGCGATCATCCTCGCGACCGTGGACTTCCCCGAGCCGGACTCGCCGACCAGGGCGACGGTCCGGCCGGGCGTCAGGGTGAAGGAAACGTTGTCAACGGCGCGGAATCTGGAGTGCCGCAGTCCGGAGCGGATGGTGAAGTCCTTGACCAGGTCGCGTACTTCGAGGGCCGTCATCGCGTGCCCGCCTCCTTCGCGGTGTGCTCGGTGGGCTCGGTGGGCTCGACATGCTCGCGGGCACTGGACTCCCCGGTGCGGATGAACGCCCCGCGCTCGCCGGTGAGGCTGGGGAAGGAGTCGAGCAGCTTGCGCGTGTAGGGGTGCCGCGGTCGCCGGTGGATCTCCTCGGCGGTGGCGTACTCGACCACCTCGCCGTCGCGCATGACGGCGATCCGGTCGCTCAGCTCCAGCAGCAGCGGCAGGTCGTGGGTGATGAAGACGACCGCGAAGCCGAGTTCGTCGCGGAAGCGCACGATCTCCTTGAGGATGCCGCGCTGGACGACCACGTCGAGCGCGGTGGTGGGCTCGTCCATGATCATCACCTGGGGGTCGAGCAGCAGCGCCATGGCGATCATGACGCGCTGCCGCATGCCGCCGGAGAGCTCGTGCGGGAAGGAGTCCAGCCGTCGCGGATCGACGCCGACCAGGCGGAGCACCTCCTCGCACCGCTCGCGGCGCTCCTGGGCGGACATGCCGGGGCGGTGGGTGGTGAGGACGTCCTCCAACTGCGCCCCGACGGAGACGACCGGGTTCAGGGCGTTCATCGCGCCCTGGAAGACCATCGACAGCTTCGCCCAGCGGAAGGCGCGCAGTTCCTCCTTCTCCAGCGCGAGCAGGTCGATGTCCTTCCCGTCGCGGTCGTGGAAGACGACCGATCCGGAGGTCACCTCGGCCGGGGGCCGGTGCAGCCGGTTGATCGCGTACGCCAGGGTGGTCTTGCCGCAGCCGGACTCGCCGGCCAGTCCGAGGATCTCGCCGCGGCCGAGGGTGAGCGAGACGTCCTTCACGGCGTGGGTGGGCCTGTCGCCCCGGTAGACCACGTTGAGGTTCTCGACCGTCAGGACGGCCTCGCGGTCCGCGGCTCCGGGGGCGGCGGGCTCGCGGTCCGCGGCGGCCGGACGCGGCGCGGCCCCGCGGCCCGCCGCGCCCTCGCCGCGCGGTGGGCGCGGCGGGTGCGGCGGGTGGACGCCGGGACGGTGCGCAGCTTGGGGTTGATGATCTCGTCGATGCTGAAGTTGATCAGAGAGAGGCCGCAGCCGAACAGCGCGATGACCAGACCGGGCGGGCCGAACC carries:
- a CDS encoding ABC transporter ATP-binding protein; its protein translation is MTALEVRDLVKDFTIRSGLRHSRFRAVDNVSFTLTPGRTVALVGESGSGKSTVARMIARLEKPTAGRITLTGPDGGRIADRVYRDHVQMVFQDPFASLNPFHTVEHHLARPLKLHGRAKGGEDTRRKVEQLLERVNLTPAADIARRRPHELSGGQRQRVAIARALAPGARIVIADEPVSMLDVSIRLGVLNLLARLQREDDLAVLYITHDLATARHFSDDILVMYRGRVVERGPADDVILDPRHPYTRILAAAAPDPDAGGRGRLAREPRIEPAGNSKLPGDDPGCTFRDRCPSAMDVCSRLPEDFAVAYDHYAKCWLHADGERGTNPATEGANA
- a CDS encoding ABC transporter ATP-binding protein, producing the protein MVYRGDRPTHAVKDVSLTLGRGEILGLAGESGCGKTTLAYAINRLHRPPAEVTSGSVVFHDRDGKDIDLLALEKEELRAFRWAKLSMVFQGAMNALNPVVSVGAQLEDVLTTHRPGMSAQERRERCEEVLRLVGVDPRRLDSFPHELSGGMRQRVMIAMALLLDPQVMIMDEPTTALDVVVQRGILKEIVRFRDELGFAVVFITHDLPLLLELSDRIAVMRDGEVVEYATAEEIHRRPRHPYTRKLLDSFPSLTGERGAFIRTGESSAREHVEPTEPTEHTAKEAGTR